The genomic segment AGATTCATGGGCTTCCGGAAAATGATAGGGGAGAGCCGGGCTTCGCCCTGCGCCTGAAATGCCAGATTTCGCATCGATGACCACGGTGTTCGGTTGCACGAGGTCGTGGGCGAAGAGTGGGGCCAACTGTAGAATAGCGGCAGTCGGATAACAGCCTGGCGAGGCCACCAACTTGGCTTTGGCGATGGCGGCACGGTGTAATTCCGGAAGTCCGTAGACCGCATCCTTCAGGAGGCCCGCATAGGTATGCGGCGTGCGATACCATTGCTCATAGACAGCGGAATCTTTCAGGCGATAGTCGGCGCTGAGGTCGACCACCAGTTTGCCTGTTTGAAGACAGGCGGAGACTGGCTCCAATGACTTGGTATGAGGAAGCGCTAAGAAGACCGCGTCGACCTGATCTGCTAAGGCTTCGGGTGAGAGCGCTTGAAATGAAAGAGATACGAGCCCTGCCAGACTGGGGAAGACTGAGGCCACGGGGGTTCCCGCGGATTTTTCCGATGTGACGGCGTGCAGCTCGAAATACGGGTGGAGGGCTGCCAGGCGGACGAGCTCCGCTCCGGCATATCCACTGGCTCCTGCAATTGCGACGCGTATCTTTTTCATCGTGCTCACCTATGGCGGACCCTACAGACACAAAAAAAGGGAAGGCATGGAGCCTTCCCTTTTTCTGACTGTGGCTCCGATGTTTATCGCTTCGAGTACTGGAACTTCTTTCTCGCGCCCTTCTGTCCGTACTTCTTCCGCTCTTTGACGCGCGAGTCGCGTGTCAGCAAGCCTTCCTTCTTCAGTGGCGTACGGAGGGGGAGATTCAGCACGACCAACGCACGTGCGATTGCATGACGGAGGGCGCCGGCTTGTCCGACTTCTCCGCCGCCATGTACCGTGGCTTTAATCGAGTACTGCCCGACGACCCCGCCGATTTCGAGCGGGAACTGGATGATCTGCCGCAAGGTCAGGCGTGGGAATGCCTTCTCAATCGGTTGATCGTTGATCGTAATGTCGCCTGCCGTCCCGGTGACCCAGGCTCTGGCGACTGCGCATTTGCGTCGTCCGGTTGCATATTGAGTTACTGCTGCCATGCTACAACGTCTCCTTCTTCACTCTCGGTGATGATTGATTACAGGATAATCGGTTCCGGTCCTTGGGCCTGGTGCGGATGAACTGGTCCGACATAGACGCGGAGTTTCTTGGCCATGCCGTTTCCCAATGGGGTCTTCGGCAACATGCCTTCGATCGCTTTGGTCAAGAGGATCGTGGGGTCTTTTCGGAAGACATGCTGCGCCGATTCGGTCTTGAGTCCGCCCGGGAACCCGGTATGGTGACGATAGAGCTTCGTGGTCATCTTGTCGC from the Nitrospirota bacterium genome contains:
- the rplM gene encoding 50S ribosomal protein L13 — translated: MLTYQQKPLDVQEKWYLVDAEGKTLGRLAARVAGMLRGKHRPTFTPNVDMGDHIVIVNAEKIHLTGDKMTTKLYRHHTGFPGGLKTESAQHVFRKDPTILLTKAIEGMLPKTPLGNGMAKKLRVYVGPVHPHQAQGPEPIIL
- the argC gene encoding N-acetyl-gamma-glutamyl-phosphate reductase, translated to MKKIRVAIAGASGYAGAELVRLAALHPYFELHAVTSEKSAGTPVASVFPSLAGLVSLSFQALSPEALADQVDAVFLALPHTKSLEPVSACLQTGKLVVDLSADYRLKDSAVYEQWYRTPHTYAGLLKDAVYGLPELHRAAIAKAKLVASPGCYPTAAILQLAPLFAHDLVQPNTVVIDAKSGISGAGRSPALPYHFPEAHESLEPYKIGQHRHIPEIEQELGGLLQRASSPTGAGATRPIVTFTPHLVPMNRGILSTAYCKLKSPMALDNLRMLYRDFYKGERFVRVQEDIMPNPRYIKGSNYCDIGVYLDPRSGSVITVAALDNLVKGAAGQAIQAMNLMSGFPEETGLTAPAAYP
- the rpsI gene encoding 30S ribosomal protein S9 yields the protein MAAVTQYATGRRKCAVARAWVTGTAGDITINDQPIEKAFPRLTLRQIIQFPLEIGGVVGQYSIKATVHGGGEVGQAGALRHAIARALVVLNLPLRTPLKKEGLLTRDSRVKERKKYGQKGARKKFQYSKR